The Engystomops pustulosus chromosome 9, aEngPut4.maternal, whole genome shotgun sequence genome includes a window with the following:
- the HDAC8 gene encoding histone deacetylase 8 isoform X3, with protein sequence MEEALPPVYIYSPEYVQLCDTVHSKVPRRASMVHSLIEAYGLLRAMRVVKPKVATMEEMASFHTDSYLQHLRKVSEEGDNDEPETVEFGLGYDCPITEGIYDYAAAVGGATLSAAEHLMEGKARIAINWPGGWHHAKK encoded by the exons ATGGAGGAGGCGCTGCCCCCGGTTTATATCTACAGCCCCGAAtacgtgcagctgtgtgacactGTGCATAGCAAGGTGCCGCGCCGG GCCAGCATGGTGCACTCCTTGATAGAAGCCTATGGACTACTCAGGGCAATGAG agTCGTGAAGCCTAAAGTTGCTACAATGGAAGAAATGGCGTCATTTCATACAGACTCTTATTTACAGCACCTCCGGAAGGTGAGCGAAGAAGGAGACAATGATGAGCCTGAAACAGTTGAGTTTGGGCTAG GCTATGACTGTCCCATCACTGAAGGCATCTATGACTATGCTGCGGCTGTAGGAGGAGCGACACTTTCTGCTGCGGAACACCTCATGGAAGGCAAAGCCCGCATTGCCATTAACTGGCCAGGTGGTTGGCATCATGCTAAGAAGTAG